A genomic segment from Candidatus Zixiibacteriota bacterium encodes:
- a CDS encoding dihydroorotate dehydrogenase, with amino-acid sequence MKPDLRVTIAGMEFANPLMTASGCCGYGEELAEVFPLSRLGALVTKSITLKPRLGHPPPRTAETASGMLNAIGLANVGIDAFITDKLPFLEKQKTRVIVNVAGSSASEYIEVCRRLNDCPRVDMVELNVSCPNVDEGGIEIGTDPLQTEKIVADVRKVFKRPIIAKMTPNVTDVGIVARAAEAGGADAISLINTLTGTSIDVNTWRPRLTYNRGGLSGPAIKPVALAMVDRVYNCTRLPLIGIGGITTADDVVEFMLVGATAVQIGTALFVQPDAPVRIAKDLTAYLREKKLHSVTELIGKVRKY; translated from the coding sequence GTGAAGCCCGACCTGCGCGTCACAATCGCCGGGATGGAATTTGCCAACCCGCTCATGACCGCATCTGGTTGCTGCGGATACGGCGAAGAACTCGCCGAGGTCTTTCCGCTCTCCCGTTTGGGCGCACTGGTCACCAAGTCGATCACGCTCAAGCCGAGGCTGGGACATCCACCGCCGCGCACCGCCGAGACAGCTTCCGGTATGCTCAACGCAATCGGCCTGGCTAATGTCGGGATTGATGCGTTCATTACCGACAAGCTGCCGTTTCTGGAAAAGCAGAAGACCAGGGTGATCGTGAATGTCGCCGGTTCATCAGCGTCGGAGTATATTGAAGTCTGCCGCCGTCTGAACGACTGCCCGAGAGTCGATATGGTCGAGCTTAACGTCTCCTGTCCGAATGTCGACGAGGGCGGTATCGAGATCGGCACTGATCCACTGCAGACCGAGAAGATCGTCGCCGACGTACGTAAGGTATTCAAGCGGCCAATCATCGCCAAGATGACCCCCAACGTAACCGATGTTGGCATCGTGGCCAGGGCGGCCGAAGCCGGCGGTGCGGATGCGATCTCGCTGATCAACACCCTGACAGGGACATCTATCGATGTCAATACCTGGCGACCACGCTTGACTTACAATCGAGGCGGACTCTCCGGGCCGGCGATCAAACCGGTGGCGCTGGCCATGGTCGACAGAGTATACAACTGCACCAGGCTCCCGCTTATTGGAATTGGCGGTATCACTACGGCCGACGACGTTGTCGAGTTTATGCTGGTCGGTGCGACCGCGGTGCAGATCGGGACCGCGCTGTTCGTGCAGCCCGATGCCCCCGTGCGAATCGCCAAAGATCTGACCGCCTATCTTCGCGAGAAGAAGCTGCACTCGGTCACAGAATTGATCGGCAAGGTAAGGAAATACTGA